In Trifolium pratense cultivar HEN17-A07 linkage group LG7, ARS_RC_1.1, whole genome shotgun sequence, a genomic segment contains:
- the LOC123899415 gene encoding uncharacterized protein LOC123899415: MSLDPATTVTTTTATSSRPNSPFPNPNTKPLHHYASNSQQQTLSVRSPNPPFLYRFGSPSRATANHSVGGYPPPPQQPQPPLLYSHGGVRGGMNLDYLSQALPVTRPLSHVQFPHLAAAAATSSPTVKGHLKVGRSTVSDVNGHKDSSARERSRDDTLTVVRDRKVRITEDASLYALCRSWMRNGVHEESQPLQKDVTMALPKPSPASMVDTCTSNKKDDENEDEQEDEKSVEHLSTQDLLKRHIKRAKRVRAHLREERSQRIARYRSRLRLLVPPPA, translated from the exons ATGTCGTTAGATCCAGCTACAACCGTCACAACAACAACCGCCACGTCATCAAGACCTAATTCACCGTTCCCGAATCCGAACACAAAACCGCTTCATCATTACGCATCGAATTCTCAACAACAAACCCTTTCTGTTCGTTCTCCGAATCCTCCTTTTCTTTACCGTTTCGGTTCTCCTTCACGCGCCACCGCTAATCACTCTGTTGGTGGTTATCCTCCCCCGCCGCAGCAACCGCAGCCGCCGCTTTTGTATTCCCACGGCGGAGTTCGCGGTGGTATGAATTTGGATTATCTAAGTCAAGCTTTGCCCGTGACGAGACCTCTCTCGCACGTGCAGTTTCCTCAtcttgctgctgctgctgctacttcTTCTCCTACTGTTAAAGGACACCTCAAG gttgGTAGATCTACGGTTTCTGATGTCAACGGCCATAAAGATTCAAGCGCGAG GGAAAGAAGCAGAGATGATACACTTACTGTTGTCCGAGACCGAAAA GTCAGAATAACAGAGGATGCTTCTCTGTATGCACTTTGTAGATCATGGATGAGAAACGGTGTACATGAAGAAAGCCAG CCACTACAGAAAGATGTAACGATGGCACTTCCCAAACCATCACCTGCATCTATGGTGGATACCTGTACCTCGAACAAgaaagatgatgaaaatgaagatgagcaagag GATGAGAAGTCTGTTGAGCACTTATCAACACAAGATCTATTGAAGAGACATATTAAACGTGCGAAAAGAGTTAGAGCACA TTTGAGGGAAGAACGGTCGCAGCGCATTGCAAGATACAGAAGTAGGCTTAGGCTTTTGGTTCCTCCACCCGCCTGA